The Carnobacterium mobile DSM 4848 genome includes a window with the following:
- a CDS encoding DegV family protein: protein MKLIKIVSDSTVQLSKEEQEKYEITIISFLSMIEEELYYDYLTAKNR, encoded by the coding sequence ATGAAATTAATTAAAATTGTGTCAGATTCAACTGTTCAATTATCAAAAGAGGAACAAGAGAAATACGAGATTACTATTATTTCTTTTCTCTCAATGATTGAAGAAGAACTGTATTATGATTACCTAACTGCAAAAAACCGCTAG
- a CDS encoding group II intron maturase-specific domain-containing protein: protein MNIVKEINQVTVGWINYYGISYMKTFIAETQSWLNHRLRQLIWKRWKKVKTRYTMLKRYGIQHDDALKLAASRKGYWRTSKNHIIHTAITKDRLIKWGLKDLSQLYASAQTRYSSY, encoded by the coding sequence CTGAACATTGTAAAAGAGATTAATCAAGTTACCGTTGGTTGGATTAATTATTATGGTATCAGTTATATGAAAACCTTTATAGCAGAAACACAATCCTGGTTAAACCACAGGCTTCGGCAACTTATCTGGAAACGATGGAAGAAAGTTAAAACACGTTATACTATGTTAAAAAGATATGGTATCCAACATGATGACGCATTAAAATTAGCTGCTTCTCGAAAAGGGTACTGGAGAACATCCAAAAACCACATTATTCATACAGCTATAACAAAAGACAGACTCATAAAGTGGGGATTAAAAGATTTATCCCAACTGTATGCGTCTGCCCAAACAAGATACTCAAGTTATTGA
- the ltrA gene encoding group II intron reverse transcriptase/maturase, whose translation MKSLQNRRKHRGKDRKDGFLQRDKLEAKEYVRARSSDSMEMKEQDGITLIDKVIESGNLWQAYEKVRKNKGAPGIDGITVEELEDHMKKYYPTLVQKLKDGTYKPQPVRRVPIPKPDGSKRYLGIPSVLDRVVQQAILQVIDPMIDPYFSNNSFGFRKGKSAHQAIQKAEEYYEEGYRIVVDCDLKSYFDTIHHQKLRAYLEEFIQDKVVLKLIWKFLRSGILDKDIYIETDKGAPQGGPLSPLLANVYLNQLDRELERRGHKFIRYADDFVIYVKSQRAGERVMESVTEYIEKDLRLTVNQKKSKVTTPTKAKFLGFHIMNHMGKLDADLLSRHNEDSKTNFKN comes from the coding sequence GTGAAGTCACTACAAAATCGCAGAAAACATCGTGGTAAAGACCGAAAAGATGGCTTCTTACAAAGGGACAAGCTGGAAGCGAAAGAGTATGTAAGAGCGCGTAGTAGTGACAGCATGGAGATGAAAGAACAAGATGGTATCACGTTAATAGATAAAGTCATAGAGAGTGGTAATCTATGGCAAGCGTATGAAAAAGTACGAAAAAATAAAGGAGCTCCAGGAATAGATGGTATCACGGTCGAAGAGCTAGAGGACCATATGAAGAAATATTACCCAACGTTAGTACAGAAACTAAAGGACGGTACGTATAAACCTCAACCTGTTCGAAGAGTGCCCATACCAAAACCAGATGGTTCTAAACGTTATTTAGGTATTCCAAGTGTACTTGATAGAGTTGTTCAACAAGCTATTTTGCAAGTTATCGACCCAATGATTGACCCCTATTTTTCAAATAATAGTTTTGGTTTCCGTAAAGGTAAAAGTGCCCATCAAGCCATACAAAAAGCGGAAGAATATTATGAAGAAGGGTATAGAATAGTGGTCGATTGCGATTTGAAAAGTTATTTCGATACCATCCACCATCAAAAGCTTAGAGCCTATTTAGAAGAATTTATCCAAGATAAAGTTGTATTAAAGTTAATCTGGAAATTTCTTCGCTCTGGGATATTAGATAAAGATATCTATATCGAAACAGATAAGGGGGCACCGCAAGGTGGCCCACTGTCACCTTTACTCGCAAATGTATATCTAAACCAACTAGATCGAGAACTAGAAAGAAGAGGGCATAAATTTATTCGTTACGCGGATGATTTCGTTATCTATGTTAAAAGTCAGCGTGCTGGTGAAAGAGTCATGGAGAGTGTTACTGAGTATATAGAAAAAGATTTACGACTAACAGTAAATCAAAAGAAAAGCAAGGTGACCACTCCAACAAAAGCGAAGTTTTTAGGATTCCATATTATGAACCACATGGGAAAGTTGGATGCCGACCTGCTAAGTCGGCACAACGAAGATTCAAAGACAAACTTCAAAAACTAA
- the rbfA gene encoding 30S ribosome-binding factor RbfA — MANFRTGRVAQEIQKEVNDILIKRVRDPRVADVTITEVKVTGDLQQATIYYSILSEKEKDLENVQMGLEKASGLIRRELGQRLTLYKTPELKFERDESVLYGSRIDELLRDLNKE; from the coding sequence ATGGCAAACTTCAGAACAGGACGAGTAGCACAAGAAATCCAAAAAGAAGTCAATGATATTTTAATTAAACGCGTAAGAGATCCGCGTGTCGCCGATGTTACGATTACAGAAGTTAAAGTAACAGGAGATTTACAGCAGGCAACTATTTATTACAGTATTTTATCTGAAAAAGAAAAAGATCTTGAAAATGTTCAAATGGGATTAGAAAAAGCATCTGGACTAATCAGAAGAGAATTAGGACAGCGTTTAACGCTTTATAAAACACCTGAATTAAAATTTGAACGAGATGAATCTGTCTTATATGGCAGCCGAATCGACGAATTATTGCGGGATTTAAATAAAGAATAA